DNA from Bacteroidota bacterium:
TGGGATCGTTTGCAAGGCGCAAACCACAGGATAAACTTTCGATGGCTGAGGATTACCGCGTGTTTTCAGATATAGACTGGTTCACGGGCTTTTCAACTGCTTTTTATGTTATTCACCGGAAAAATTATCCTATTGGAAATTCGGTATTTGAACTTCGGGATAATGGAATAATAAGTAAAATGAGTTCATTCAGTACTTCCGAAATAATGATTAACACACATTTCGGATTTAAGGAAAAATTTGTCGAAGGAGCGTTTCAGCGCGTCAGCCTTGGCACAAAATTTCCGAAATTGAATGTGAGCTACCTTCATGGCTTCAAGGACGTATTGAAAAGTGAATTTTCGTATGATAAGCTTACCATCAGCGTAAATCAGTGGTTCAACCTTGGGCCGCTCGGATGGGCCGATTATTATATGGAAGGCGGACGTATCTGGGGGAAAGTACCCTTCCCACTGTTAAAAATTCATGAAGGCAACGAGACCTATATATGGGACTTTTACTCGTTCAACTCTATGAATTATTATGAGTTTATGAGCGACCAGTATTTTACGGCGCTGTATTCGCAGCATTTCGACGGATTGTTTTTCAATCGAATCCCATTGCTTCGCAAATTGCACTGGCGCGAATATGCTTACGGGCGCTATGGTATAGGTACACTCAGCAAGCAAAACCGCGACTTCAACGTGCTGCCGGAATACACCTACACCCTCGATAAGCCATTTTATGAGGCAGGTGTGGGAATAGAAAATATTTTAAAGGTGTTGCGCATAGTTGGTGTGTGGCGTCTGTCACATCTTGATCATCCGGGCATACGAAGGTTTAATGTACTGATAACAATGTCGTTTAATTTTTAGTCTGCCCAGGCATGAGCCGGTATCATCACAACACATAAAGTTATTACGAAGTGCGGGTCATTTAATACTGAATATTCAGATAAACGAAATTGAATTAACTTTGCTCTTTAAAATTATCCGTTCCGAATGATACTTCGCGCCGAAAATCTTGTTAAAAAATACCGCAGCCGCACGGTTGTGAGAGGTGTTTCACTTGAAGTAAAACCCGGTGAGATAGTTGGATTATTAGGTCCGAATGGTGCCGGGAAAACAACATCATTTTATATTATTGTTGGGCTGATTCGCCCGAACAGCGGCAAGGTTTTTCTAGATAATGATGAGATAACGGGCATGCCCATGTACAGGCGTGCGCAAAAGGGTATCGGCTATCTTCCGCAGGAAGCGTCGGTATTTCGGGGTATGAGTGTTGAAGATAATATCAGGGCCGTACTTGAATTTACCGATTACACAAAAGAGCAGCAGCGCGACAGGCTTGAATCGTTGCTTGATGAATTTGGTTTGCAGAATGTACGTAAAGGAAAAGGAATCACCCTTTCGGGCGGTGAGCGCCGCAGAACGGAAATTGCACGCGCATTAGCCGTTGACCCTAAATTTATTCTTCTCGACGAACCGTTTGCAGGCGTTGATCCTATTGCCGTTGAAGATATTCAGGCCATTGTTTCCAAACTCAAAACAAAAAATATCGGTGTACTCATTACCGATCATAATGTTCATGAAACACTGAACATCACCGACAGGGCATATCTCTTGTTTGAAGGTTCTATCCTTAAATCAGGAACCGCCGAAGAACTTGCAAGTGATGAACAGGTTCGCAAGGTATATCTGGGCAAAAATTTTGAATTACGAAGGTAGTTCGGGATTTTCGGGCATATTAGCGTTATCCTGCCCAATAAAATAATTCCGTTTAATAAAGAAGATAATAAGAATGGCAAGGTTAAAAGCTGCGCTGAAAACAGCTGTTAATACTATTGTCCAGTAAGCAACCGAATACATATAGGCATCGCTGAGCTCTTCGCCCATTTCAGGCATCTGCGCAAGCACAAGCTCTATTTTTGCATCAATATTCTGTAGAATAAACAAGCCGTTAACGATAAAAAACAGGAAGTAAATAATTGCAAAAAGTACCGTGCCTTTGTGACGTTGATACATGGCGATTATCAGAAGAACAGGCAGCACCATATTTAAAATAAATGCCGCATTTACGGCCAATATTCGGTCGAGGTGCATTCCGAGCAGGTCATAGCCGGCATCGTATGTACCAATCACCGTAAATATCGAAAAAAACGAACTGATTACTAAAATTACCCAGATAACTTTCAGTATCACGGGCATTGGTTTCCATCCTTTATTCATAATAAAATATTATTGATTGTTGTAGGTTAAAATTTCTTCGCTTATATAGTCGAGTGTGAGTCCTGCGCGCCGAAACATTTCTTCGGATTCGGCGCCGGCATGATATTTTTTTTCGCAGACAACGCGGGTTATTCCGCAGTTAATGATAAGCATGGCGCAGGTTCGGCAGGGTGTCATGCGGCAATACAGTGTTGCTGCATCGAGCGGTATGCCGAGCCTTGCTGCCTGGCAAATGGCATTTTGTTCGGCATGAACGGTGCGCATGCAATGATTGGTGGTATGGCCGTCTTCGTGTGTTACGGTTTTAAATAAATGTCCGACTTCATCGCAGTGTTCAAGTCCGCGGGGTGAGCCAACATAGCCCGATACCAGTATCTGACGGTCGCGTACAATCAGGCAACCGCTTCTGCCGCGGTCGCAGGTGGCGCGCTTCGCCACGGTATTGGCCACTTCCATAAAGTACTCGTCCCAACTCGGGCGCAGGTGTTTTGTTTCTTCGGTCATGACAAAAAATTTATACCAGGAGATTTTACGAATTCTGTTTTAGCACTATTTGATTCAGGGCGACTTCAACTTCACGAAATAAATCATTCATACTGCCGTCATTAATAAATACATAATCTGCTGTTTCAACACATTTCCGGATGTTTTGCTTATTCGGGTCATGGTTCAGCATTTCTCTGTTTTCATTGGCGGCAAAGGTTTCAAATGTAACATCATCGGTTTCCGATTTGCGTTTTTTAATGCGTTCGTACCGTGTTTGTATATCAGCATCTACGGCAAATAACCAGAAGCCGCCCATGGCG
Protein-coding regions in this window:
- a CDS encoding cytidine/deoxycytidylate deaminase family protein, with amino-acid sequence MTEETKHLRPSWDEYFMEVANTVAKRATCDRGRSGCLIVRDRQILVSGYVGSPRGLEHCDEVGHLFKTVTHEDGHTTNHCMRTVHAEQNAICQAARLGIPLDAATLYCRMTPCRTCAMLIINCGITRVVCEKKYHAGAESEEMFRRAGLTLDYISEEILTYNNQ
- the lptB gene encoding LPS export ABC transporter ATP-binding protein, whose translation is MILRAENLVKKYRSRTVVRGVSLEVKPGEIVGLLGPNGAGKTTSFYIIVGLIRPNSGKVFLDNDEITGMPMYRRAQKGIGYLPQEASVFRGMSVEDNIRAVLEFTDYTKEQQRDRLESLLDEFGLQNVRKGKGITLSGGERRRTEIARALAVDPKFILLDEPFAGVDPIAVEDIQAIVSKLKTKNIGVLITDHNVHETLNITDRAYLLFEGSILKSGTAEELASDEQVRKVYLGKNFELRR